A DNA window from Aminipila luticellarii contains the following coding sequences:
- the epsC gene encoding serine O-acetyltransferase EpsC: MKDQFKQNVQDIVEDITTNYLTEELFLAKDSMRLPDRSIIIQLIKELRTIMFPGYFGTDRLDCTLAPYFIGQRLTNVFDQLSTQIELALAYQNNQQSSETADQAETITVEFLKQLSKIQKILLTDIQAAYDGDPAAGSKEQIIFSYPGLYAIFVYRMAHELYIREVPFIPRIMTEYAHSRTGIDINAGACIGKYFFIDHGTGVVIGETTIIGDNVKLFQGVTIGALSTRGGQALAGIKRHPTIEDNVTIYSGASILGGSTVIGHDCVIGGSAFITESIAPHTKVSMKNPELCMIGDGCEV, encoded by the coding sequence TTGAAAGATCAATTTAAGCAAAATGTTCAGGATATAGTGGAAGATATTACCACAAATTATTTAACAGAAGAATTATTTTTAGCAAAGGATTCTATGAGACTGCCCGATAGAAGCATCATTATTCAATTAATAAAAGAGCTCCGAACGATTATGTTTCCCGGGTATTTTGGAACGGATAGGCTGGACTGCACCTTGGCTCCGTATTTCATAGGGCAGAGGCTGACCAATGTCTTTGACCAGCTTTCCACGCAGATTGAGCTGGCTCTCGCATATCAGAATAACCAGCAGAGTTCGGAAACAGCGGATCAGGCAGAAACCATAACCGTTGAATTCCTGAAACAGCTGTCCAAGATCCAGAAAATCCTTCTGACGGATATACAGGCGGCGTATGACGGAGACCCTGCGGCCGGAAGCAAGGAGCAGATCATATTTTCTTATCCGGGTCTGTATGCGATTTTTGTTTATCGGATGGCACATGAGCTGTATATCAGAGAAGTGCCTTTTATTCCGAGAATTATGACCGAATATGCACACAGCCGTACGGGTATTGATATCAATGCGGGAGCATGTATCGGAAAGTATTTCTTTATAGATCACGGTACCGGAGTAGTCATTGGGGAGACGACCATTATTGGCGATAATGTAAAGCTGTTCCAAGGGGTGACAATTGGGGCGCTATCCACACGGGGCGGTCAGGCTCTGGCGGGAATCAAGAGGCATCCTACCATTGAGGATAATGTAACGATTTATTCCGGGGCTTCCATTTTAGGCGGGAGCACAGTAATCGGCCACGACTGCGTGATTGGCGGAAGTGCCTTTATTACGGAATCCATAGCACCGCATACAAAGGTCAGCATGAAAAATCCGGAATTATGCATGATTGGCGACGGCTGTGAAGTGTAG